One genomic region from Falco rusticolus isolate bFalRus1 chromosome 19, bFalRus1.pri, whole genome shotgun sequence encodes:
- the LOC119140174 gene encoding trichohyalin-like, translated as MSRFLDSISTIISIFHQHTKEDGDHSKLSRRQMKEFIQREFADVIAKPHDPQTIDKILQFLEWDGDGEIDFNEFLLLVFRVAKACYWYLPKGPYLRQRTKLTTSGKSLQEPEIKNRGSHQHHQEEEEQQTRESNRHPRCEPELQGDTRVEELETQAEMGRHHQQRNTESRNEAKRISKLGQQVPQAKDERSQEPCEQWNSQRRREPPEPDRRGDVQPCKRSTLQTHEPGLREKNRQNLDGPQPEQLADVRSRSQSSEPQPLPNRWSSRQPHEQALPAYNQHQQQPQGEDRETNNQPRKPELLTEERTRYHLRELEQTALADSSHEPRQPECLKSRRPHQSYLQEPLEFDRRYYDKCDPEREIHEKEKNEQHEIQYPEKEEDMHQDKEWEERDDIRREKPLRERRVDRQRELEIDVYERRSRQTREREERDATAEQRETRDRRVCETREREGDGRRRPEAVRYERTRETVVAEAEADVKIHRESRELEPREDIERREYLREGEDRRDERRICRGREREEPLRERRVDRQRELEIDVYERRSRQTREREERDATAEQRETRDRRICETREREGDGRRRPEAVRYERTRETVVAEAEADVKIHRESRELEPREDIERREYLREGVDRRDERRICRGRERGRAPAGEEGRSPTGAGDRCL; from the exons ATGTCTCGCTTCTTAGACAGCATTTCCACCATCATCAGCATCTTTCACCAACACACGAAGGAAGATGGAGACCACTCCAAACTCAGCCGAAGGCAGATGAAAGAGTTCATCCAGAGGGAGTTTGCAGATGTCATCGCT AAGCCGCATGACCCTCAGACGATTGACAAGATTCTGCAGTTTCTggagtgggatggggatggggaaatAGATTTTAATGAGTTCCTGCTTTTGGTGTTCAGAGTGGCTAAAGCCTGCTACTGGTACCTGCCAAAGGGACCATACCTTCGGCAAAGAACAAAGCTGACAACCAGTGGCAAGTCACTCCAAGAGCCTGAAATTAAGAACAGAGGGAGCCATCAGCATcaccaggaggaagaggagcaacAAACCCGTGAAAGTAATCGTCATCCCCGCTGTGAGCCTGAGCTGCAAGGAGACACCAGGGTCGAGGAGCTTGAAACACAAGCTGAAATGGGCAGGCATCACCAGCAACGtaacacagaaagcagaaacgAAGCAAAACGAATCAGCAAGCTGGGGCAGCAAGTCCCTCAAGCAAAGGATGAACGAAGCCAAGAGCCATGTGAGCAATGGAACAGCCAGAGAAGACGTGAGCCACCAGAGCCAGACAGACGAGGAGATGTACAACCCTGCAAGCGTAGCACCTTGCAAACACATGAGCCTGGACTGCGGGAAAAGAATAGGCAAAATCTAGATGGGCCCCAGCCAGAACAACTGGCAGATGTGAGGAGTCGCAGCCAGAGTTCTGAACCCCAACCACTACCAAACCGGTGGAGTAGCCGTCAGCCACATGAGCAAGCACTACCAGCATATAATCAACATCAACAGCAGCCACAAGGAGAAGATAGAGAAACTAACAATCAGCCACGTAAACCAGAATTACTCACAGAAGAGAGAACCCGCTACCACCTACGTGAGCTGGAACAAACAGCACTTGCTGACAGCAGCCACGAGCCACGTCAGCCTGAATGCCTGAAGTCAAGACGCCCACATCAGTCATACTTACAGGAACCGCTAGAATTTGACCGCAGGTACTATGACAAGTGTGACCCAGAAAGAGAAAtccatgaaaaagaaaagaatgagcAACACGAAATACAATAtccagaaaaggaggaagacatGCATCAGGATAAAGAGTGGGAAGAACGAGACGATATAAGACGGGAAAAGCCCCTGCGGGAGAGGAGGGTCGATCGCCAACGGGAGCTGGAGATCGATGTCTATGAGCGCCGCAGCCGCCAGACGCGGGAAAGGGAAGAGCGCGATGCCACGGCTGAGCAGAGAGAGACACGCGACAGACGCGTCTGTGAGACACGGGAGCGCGAAGGCGATGGAAGGAGGAGGCCTGAGGCAGTGAGGTACGAAAGGACACGAGAAACCGTggtggcagaagcagaagcCGATGTGAAGATCCACCGTGAGTCCCGCGAACTGGAGCCACGTGAGGACATAGAAAGGAGGGAATATCTTCGTGAGGGGGAAGACCGACGGGATGAGAGGAGAATATGCCgtggaagagagagggaagagccCCTGCGGGAGAGGAGGGTCGATCGCCAACGGGAGCTGGAGATCGATGTCTATGAGCGCCGCAGCCGCCAGACGCGGGAAAGGGAAGAGCGCGATGCCACGGCTGAGCAGAGAGAGACACGCGACAGACGCATCTGTGAGACACGGGAGCGCGAAGGCGATGGAAGGAGGAGGCCTGAGGCAGTGAGGTACGAAAGGACACGAGAAACCGTggtggcagaagcagaagcCGATGTGAAGATCCACCGTGAGTCCCGCGAACTGGAGCCACGTGAGGACATAGAAAGGAGGGAATATCTTCGTGAGGGCGTAGACCGACGGGATGAGAGGAGGATTTGCCGtggaagagagaggggaagagcCCCTGCGGGAGAGGAGGGTCGATCGCCAACGGGAGCTGGAGATCGATGTCTATGA